A stretch of the Chlorobiota bacterium genome encodes the following:
- a CDS encoding DEAD/DEAH box helicase family protein, whose product MNEAETRAELIDPKLKACGWGVVEGSKILREYNITAGKIQTGGVRAKKLTADYVLVYKGIKLAVVEAKSDDLGVGEGVAQAKQYAEKLKLETTYSTNGKEIYSICMKTGAEGLVANYLTPEQLWNKTFGSIDNGKLKIENGWFEKFANVPFEDKSGTWQLRYYQEIAVQKTLKAVSKGKNRILLTLATGTGKTAIAFQIAWKLFQTRWNLSVIENAKLKIESDANFQFSTVNSPLLRRPRILFLADRNILADQAFNAFSAFADDALVRIKPSEVKKDGKVPTNGSIFFTIFQSFMSGKDKEGKPKPNFGQYPADYFDFIIIDECHRGGANDEGNWRGILEYFSPAVQLGLTATPKRKDNVDTYKYFGEPVYVYSLKEGINDGFLTPFKVKRIKTTLDDYIYTSDDQIIEGEIEEGKLYKESDFNRIIEIKEREAKRVQIYMDDANQKEKAIIFCATQDHAAAVRDLVNQYKKSTDPNYCVRVTANDGEIGEQFLSEFQDNEKTIPTILTTSQKLSTGVDARNIRNIVLMRPVNSMIEFKQIVGRGTRLFDGKDFFTIYDFVDAYHHFADPEWDGEPLDPEPTEPKPPTPPKEPKEPNDGDDEGEEKEKHKRIKVKLKDGKEREIQSMISTSFWSADGKPISAEEFLNNLFGELPNLFKSEDELRTLWSNPLTRRTLLEKLDAAGFGKDELTTLQKLIDAEKSDLFDVLEYVFNSDIKPITREARVAAAQATIFALLDNKQREFIEFVLSKYIETGVEELDQDKLPILLTNKYQSLEDAKEILGEVANIKCLFIEFQQHLYHRKAA is encoded by the coding sequence ATGAACGAAGCAGAAACAAGAGCAGAACTCATAGACCCCAAGTTAAAGGCTTGCGGTTGGGGCGTTGTAGAAGGTTCTAAAATCCTTCGTGAATACAATATTACAGCAGGTAAAATACAAACAGGTGGCGTAAGAGCAAAAAAACTGACTGCCGATTATGTATTGGTTTACAAAGGAATTAAACTGGCAGTGGTAGAAGCCAAAAGCGATGATTTAGGCGTTGGCGAAGGTGTGGCACAAGCCAAACAATATGCAGAGAAATTAAAATTAGAAACCACTTACAGCACCAACGGAAAAGAAATTTATAGCATCTGTATGAAAACAGGTGCAGAAGGTTTGGTTGCCAATTATTTAACCCCCGAACAACTTTGGAATAAAACCTTTGGTTCAATTGACAATGGAAAATTGAAAATTGAAAATGGTTGGTTTGAAAAATTTGCAAATGTTCCGTTTGAAGATAAAAGTGGCACTTGGCAACTAAGGTATTACCAAGAAATTGCAGTTCAAAAAACACTGAAAGCTGTTTCTAAAGGTAAAAACCGAATTTTACTCACACTTGCTACTGGTACAGGTAAAACAGCTATAGCTTTTCAAATAGCGTGGAAATTATTTCAAACACGTTGGAACCTTTCCGTAATTGAAAATGCAAAATTGAAAATTGAAAGTGATGCAAATTTTCAATTCTCAACTGTCAATTCTCCATTATTAAGGCGACCACGAATTTTATTTTTAGCCGACAGAAACATTTTAGCAGACCAGGCTTTCAATGCTTTTTCAGCATTTGCCGATGATGCTTTGGTAAGAATAAAGCCAAGCGAAGTAAAGAAAGATGGAAAAGTGCCAACAAACGGAAGCATCTTCTTTACTATTTTTCAATCGTTTATGAGTGGCAAAGACAAAGAAGGAAAGCCGAAACCAAATTTTGGACAATATCCAGCCGACTATTTTGATTTCATCATTATTGACGAGTGCCACCGTGGCGGAGCAAACGATGAAGGAAACTGGAGAGGCATTTTAGAATATTTTTCTCCTGCTGTTCAGTTGGGTTTAACCGCCACACCAAAACGCAAAGACAATGTTGATACTTATAAATATTTTGGCGAACCTGTTTATGTCTATTCGCTGAAAGAGGGCATCAACGATGGTTTCCTTACGCCATTCAAAGTAAAACGCATCAAGACAACGCTTGACGATTATATCTACACAAGCGATGACCAAATAATAGAAGGGGAAATTGAAGAAGGTAAATTATACAAGGAGTCTGATTTTAATAGAATTATTGAAATAAAAGAAAGAGAGGCAAAACGTGTTCAGATTTATATGGACGATGCCAACCAAAAAGAAAAGGCAATTATTTTTTGTGCAACACAAGACCACGCTGCGGCAGTTCGTGATTTGGTAAACCAATACAAGAAAAGCACCGACCCGAATTATTGTGTTCGTGTAACTGCCAATGATGGAGAAATAGGCGAACAGTTTTTAAGTGAGTTTCAAGACAACGAAAAAACAATCCCGACCATTTTAACTACTTCGCAAAAATTGTCAACAGGAGTTGATGCAAGAAACATTCGCAACATTGTTTTGATGCGACCAGTAAACTCAATGATAGAGTTTAAGCAAATTGTAGGTCGAGGAACACGTTTGTTTGACGGCAAAGACTTTTTTACCATTTACGATTTTGTAGATGCTTACCACCATTTTGCAGACCCTGAATGGGACGGAGAACCTTTAGACCCTGAACCAACCGAACCAAAACCACCAACACCGCCCAAAGAACCAAAAGAGCCAAATGACGGTGATGATGAAGGTGAAGAAAAAGAAAAACACAAACGCATCAAAGTAAAATTGAAAGACGGAAAGGAACGTGAAATTCAGTCAATGATTTCAACTTCTTTTTGGAGTGCAGACGGCAAACCAATTTCAGCAGAAGAATTTTTGAATAACCTGTTTGGCGAATTGCCAAACCTTTTCAAAAGTGAAGATGAATTGCGGACACTTTGGAGCAATCCACTTACCAGACGAACACTTTTAGAAAAATTAGATGCAGCAGGTTTTGGCAAAGACGAATTGACCACTTTGCAAAAACTTATTGACGCTGAAAAAAGCGACTTGTTTGATGTGTTGGAATATGTATTTAACAGCGACATAAAACCAATTACAAGAGAAGCAAGAGTAGCAGCAGCACAAGCGACAATCTTTGCATTGCTTGACAACAAACAAAGAGAATTTATAGAATTTGTATTGAGCAAATACATTGAGACAGGCGTAGAAGAACTTGATCAAGATAAACTACCAATCTTGCTGACAAACAAATATCAATCATTAGAAGATGCTAAAGAAATTTTGGGAGAAGTTGCCAATATCAAGTGTCTATTTATTGAATTTCAACAACATTTATACCATAGGAAGGCTGCTTAA
- a CDS encoding T9SS type A sorting domain-containing protein → MKTFFIFFVFAIDLTNIHSQTIFKSLNKEEEIEQKIQRDEWIESMHRIEPGVNRFVIDEENVKARNRESDSKNKLNFFSQDTIANLIGKWNERGSGNTAGRIVYIDIDFERNIIFAASSGGHIWKGNYISEPVPNAINWRCLNDNQKIQTNFMRLIKLPNGKMRLIVIGDKTGFYSDDDGFNWVECKGFDDIKKWGGWKRAILKEGSNVIYALGNEWDYSKRWTSIPVIYSSKDFGVTFKKIDSDTSFKNYNQIDIFSQKYGSGKVYVVKKDLIYDLSPNDTLILRNKMNFPKDNNIFSDQFLTGTETSNGIHFYILRKLDSSRIYSSNDNGKNFEGGTAILGIYNNNSYTASTMYPNQIFTGAVDLWKSFVYGDTNFVRASKWDSYYGNNAELPHADIQAIIPFREKNNEVFAVGTDGGIFFSRDSLKTFRNLTLFQMNNAQYYSVYTLPYNNDIIYAGAQDQGLQRCMKDSIGILNFKQLISGDYGQIVSSNQGVSIWYNYPGFTVYYPKAGEEPFVTKSSKFITKGQLWIPQLAPEPLQSNVCWLAGGDDSNAVIPKARLWKLTYANNDITWQKHSFDFGEGAITAIGISTLNGKYRYVITNKSKFFTSIDDGQNWTKTDSVKLPDGHYFYGNAILPSEKKLGRIFVAGSGYSTAGVLVSEDNGKTFTAMNNDLPKTLVYAIASDLNEEYLFAATEIGPYIFSFSSKKWSYMGGSKATDAVYWSVQYLPKSKTVRFGTYARGIWDFVIEKKINGTTDVKSENKNDYKLNVYPNPVKDDLNINFMLTQKNNVIITFYDLAGKKVHEIVKKDLQIGVQNINWNSVLDNGTKLPNGNYICIVSIKDNVDYSKFSINR, encoded by the coding sequence ATGAAAACTTTTTTTATATTTTTTGTATTTGCCATTGATTTAACAAATATCCATTCACAAACAATTTTTAAATCTCTAAATAAAGAAGAAGAAATTGAACAAAAAATTCAAAGGGATGAATGGATTGAATCTATGCACAGAATTGAGCCTGGTGTTAATCGATTTGTGATTGACGAGGAAAATGTTAAAGCAAGAAATCGTGAATCTGATAGTAAAAATAAACTTAACTTTTTCTCACAAGATACTATAGCAAATTTGATTGGGAAGTGGAATGAAAGAGGAAGTGGGAATACAGCAGGAAGAATAGTTTATATAGATATCGACTTTGAAAGGAATATAATTTTTGCTGCTTCATCTGGTGGTCATATTTGGAAAGGGAATTATATTTCCGAACCTGTACCAAATGCAATTAATTGGAGGTGCCTAAATGATAATCAAAAAATTCAAACTAATTTCATGAGATTAATCAAACTTCCTAATGGAAAAATGAGATTAATTGTTATTGGTGATAAAACTGGATTTTATTCTGATGATGATGGATTTAATTGGGTTGAATGTAAAGGTTTTGATGACATTAAAAAATGGGGTGGTTGGAAAAGAGCAATTTTAAAGGAAGGATCTAATGTGATTTATGCATTAGGTAATGAATGGGATTATTCTAAAAGATGGACTTCAATTCCTGTGATTTATTCTTCTAAAGATTTTGGTGTTACTTTTAAAAAAATAGATTCTGATACTTCATTTAAGAATTATAATCAAATAGATATATTCTCACAAAAGTATGGTTCTGGAAAAGTATATGTTGTTAAAAAAGATTTAATTTATGATTTAAGTCCTAATGACACTTTAATTTTAAGAAATAAAATGAATTTTCCAAAAGATAATAATATTTTTTCAGATCAATTTCTAACAGGAACTGAAACATCAAATGGGATTCATTTTTACATCTTACGAAAATTGGACTCATCAAGGATTTATAGTTCCAATGATAATGGTAAAAATTTTGAAGGGGGGACTGCAATATTAGGCATATATAATAATAATAGTTATACTGCTTCAACAATGTATCCAAATCAAATATTTACTGGTGCGGTTGATTTGTGGAAATCATTTGTATATGGAGATACAAATTTTGTAAGGGCTTCAAAATGGGATTCATATTATGGTAATAATGCTGAACTTCCTCATGCTGATATACAAGCAATAATTCCTTTTAGGGAAAAAAATAATGAAGTCTTTGCTGTTGGCACAGATGGTGGTATATTTTTCTCAAGAGATTCTCTTAAAACATTTAGAAATTTGACACTATTCCAAATGAATAATGCTCAGTATTATAGTGTTTATACATTGCCATATAATAATGATATAATTTATGCTGGTGCTCAAGATCAAGGCTTACAAAGGTGTATGAAAGATTCTATTGGAATTTTAAATTTCAAGCAATTAATTAGTGGAGATTATGGTCAAATAGTTTCATCAAATCAGGGGGTAAGTATTTGGTATAATTATCCTGGATTTACTGTTTATTATCCTAAAGCAGGGGAGGAACCTTTTGTAACCAAAAGTTCAAAATTTATTACTAAAGGTCAGTTATGGATCCCTCAGTTAGCTCCAGAACCACTACAATCAAATGTATGTTGGTTAGCTGGTGGTGATGATTCAAATGCTGTTATTCCAAAAGCAAGATTATGGAAATTAACATATGCGAATAATGATATTACATGGCAAAAACATTCATTTGATTTTGGTGAAGGTGCCATAACAGCAATCGGTATTAGTACTTTAAACGGAAAATATAGATATGTTATTACTAATAAATCAAAATTTTTTACATCAATTGATGATGGTCAAAACTGGACTAAAACTGATTCAGTAAAATTACCAGATGGTCATTATTTTTATGGTAATGCAATTCTCCCATCAGAAAAAAAGTTAGGTAGAATTTTTGTTGCGGGAAGTGGATATTCAACTGCAGGAGTTTTAGTAAGCGAGGATAATGGAAAAACTTTTACTGCTATGAATAATGATTTACCCAAAACTTTGGTTTATGCAATTGCTTCAGATTTAAATGAAGAATATCTTTTTGCTGCAACCGAAATTGGACCTTATATATTTTCTTTCTCATCAAAAAAATGGAGTTACATGGGAGGATCAAAAGCAACAGATGCAGTTTACTGGTCTGTTCAGTATTTACCAAAGTCAAAAACAGTAAGATTTGGAACGTATGCACGAGGAATTTGGGATTTTGTAATTGAGAAAAAAATTAATGGCACAACTGATGTAAAGTCAGAAAATAAAAATGATTACAAATTGAATGTTTATCCAAATCCAGTTAAAGATGATTTAAATATTAACTTTATGTTAACTCAAAAAAATAATGTTATTATAACTTTCTATGATTTGGCGGGCAAGAAAGTTCATGAAATTGTTAAAAAGGATTTACAGATTGGAGTACAAAATATAAATTGGAATAGCGTTTTAGATAATGGTACTAAACTGCCTAATGGAAACTATATTTGTATTGTATCGATTAAAGATAATGTAGATTATTCTAAATTTTCTATAAATAGATAA
- a CDS encoding DUF1800 domain-containing protein encodes MNRRNFLKLKNNKENSNFKLNSKTPSLVQYNGEWNETVALHLLRRTVIGPTVSEINSVVNMGLVEAVNKLTTAETTLPPPSRFVGTWLDANILYLDPGTSNASVFIEEMRRWWIGLMINNGLSVRERMVLFWHNHFASDYLTSYTDARFFYNQNQLFRRNSVGNFKQMCVDITTDKAMLIFLNGRNNKKNTLQENYSRELQELFTIGLNDNNGNPNYTQNDVREAARALTGWEWLFEQNPGATVENNLLTGHDNTDKNFYNKIIKGDNLGSVELNSLINLIFEKEETSKYLIRKLYRYFVYTDVSLTPVTPIPEVIEENIITPLSKVFRDSNWDVGKVLNVLFKSEHFYDESIKGSMIKNPAELFVSVIRPMKSGEIKDEFLLHFFQQECTALGMNLFAPPGVQGWQFHRSWISTTTLPRRRTATDSIINGKNLFYTYVLNPIFQGVEYKSGSAIFNVMPFINSLSGKNDPDLLVKQIANHLLAYSPNDKTFKQIKDSLLQGQPDYEWQNISDKIKEERIKSMMKFIMRLPHFQLT; translated from the coding sequence ATGAATAGGAGAAACTTTCTAAAGTTAAAAAATAATAAGGAAAATTCTAACTTTAAATTAAACTCAAAAACACCTAGTTTAGTTCAATATAACGGAGAATGGAATGAGACTGTTGCTTTACATTTACTAAGGCGAACCGTTATAGGTCCTACTGTTTCTGAAATCAATTCAGTTGTAAATATGGGTTTAGTTGAGGCAGTTAATAAGCTAACAACTGCTGAAACAACTTTACCTCCTCCATCAAGATTTGTTGGGACTTGGTTAGATGCAAACATTTTATATCTAGACCCTGGCACATCAAATGCTTCAGTATTTATAGAAGAAATGAGAAGGTGGTGGATTGGTTTAATGATTAACAATGGATTATCTGTTCGAGAGAGAATGGTTTTATTTTGGCATAATCATTTTGCTTCGGACTATTTAACTTCTTATACAGATGCAAGATTTTTTTATAATCAGAATCAATTGTTTAGAAGAAATTCAGTTGGGAATTTCAAACAAATGTGTGTTGATATTACAACAGATAAAGCAATGCTTATTTTTTTAAACGGCAGAAATAATAAAAAAAATACTTTGCAAGAAAATTACTCCAGAGAACTTCAAGAGTTGTTTACAATTGGTTTGAATGATAACAATGGTAACCCAAATTATACTCAAAATGATGTTAGAGAAGCAGCCAGAGCACTTACTGGTTGGGAATGGTTGTTTGAACAAAACCCAGGTGCTACGGTGGAGAATAATTTACTTACTGGACATGATAATACTGATAAAAATTTCTACAATAAAATTATTAAGGGGGATAATTTGGGTTCAGTAGAATTAAACTCATTAATAAATTTAATTTTTGAAAAAGAAGAAACATCAAAATATTTAATTCGTAAACTCTACCGATATTTTGTTTATACAGATGTATCTTTAACTCCAGTTACACCTATTCCAGAAGTTATTGAAGAGAATATTATTACTCCATTATCAAAAGTGTTTAGAGATAGTAATTGGGATGTTGGTAAAGTTTTGAATGTTCTTTTTAAGAGTGAACATTTTTATGATGAATCAATTAAAGGCTCTATGATTAAGAATCCTGCTGAATTATTTGTATCTGTTATAAGACCAATGAAATCGGGTGAAATAAAAGATGAATTTTTATTGCACTTTTTTCAACAAGAATGTACGGCTTTAGGGATGAATTTATTTGCTCCTCCTGGAGTTCAAGGTTGGCAGTTTCATAGGTCTTGGATTAGTACTACTACATTACCTAGAAGGAGAACCGCAACTGATTCAATTATAAATGGTAAGAATTTATTTTACACTTACGTTCTTAATCCTATTTTTCAAGGAGTTGAGTATAAATCAGGTTCAGCAATTTTCAATGTAATGCCATTTATTAATTCATTGTCTGGAAAAAATGACCCTGATCTTTTAGTCAAGCAAATAGCAAATCATTTGCTTGCTTATTCTCCAAACGATAAAACTTTCAAGCAAATAAAAGATTCATTGCTTCAAGGTCAACCCGATTATGAATGGCAAAATATTTCTGATAAAATTAAAGAGGAAAGAATAAAATCCATGATGAAATTTATTATGAGATTACCTCACTTCCAGTTAACATAA
- the rfaE2 gene encoding D-glycero-beta-D-manno-heptose 1-phosphate adenylyltransferase: protein MLTNYNRIFTLEKLVSVCEDLHKKNKKIVFTNGCFDLLHIGHVRYLEEASKLGDVVIVGINSDLSVKKLKGKSRPVITEQERAEVISSLRCVDYTTIFNEETPLELIKLLKPNVLVKGGDYDPSAKFGEKYIVGSEFVKEVKVITFVDGKSSSKIIEQLINIK from the coding sequence ATGTTAACAAATTATAATAGAATTTTTACTTTAGAAAAATTAGTTTCTGTGTGTGAAGATCTACATAAAAAAAATAAAAAAATTGTATTTACAAATGGCTGTTTTGACTTATTACATATTGGCCATGTAAGATATTTGGAAGAGGCTTCAAAATTAGGGGATGTAGTTATAGTTGGAATTAATAGTGATTTATCTGTTAAAAAATTAAAAGGAAAGTCAAGACCTGTGATAACTGAACAGGAAAGAGCAGAGGTGATTTCATCGCTTAGGTGTGTTGATTATACAACAATTTTCAACGAGGAAACTCCATTAGAATTAATTAAATTATTAAAGCCTAATGTGTTAGTAAAAGGGGGTGATTATGATCCTTCCGCAAAATTTGGTGAAAAATATATTGTTGGAAGTGAATTTGTAAAAGAAGTAAAAGTTATAACATTTGTTGATGGAAAATCTTCAAGTAAAATAATTGAACAATTAATTAATATCAAATAA
- the carB gene encoding carbamoyl-phosphate synthase large subunit, which translates to MPLRTDIKSVIVIGAGPIVIGQACEFDYSGTQACRVLREEGIRVILLNSNPATIMTDPELADATYVEPITVEILEKIISIEKPDAILPTMGGQTALNVTVQAAEKGILDKYNVKMIGANLQAIKKAEDRELFLESMNNAGLEMAKGGFVENINEGLELIKQIGYPAIIRPSFTLGGTGGGIAYNEDDYRIKLEHGLNASPIKRVLVEESVIGWKEYELEVMRDFKDNVTIICSIENCDPMGVHTGDSITCAPAQTLTDREYQRMRDAAIKIMREIGVETGGSNVQFALNPKNGRMLIIEMNPRVSRSSALASKATGFPIAKMAAKLAIGYTLDEIQNDITKTTPANFEPSIDYVVVKIPRWDFQKFKDVDDELGVQMKSVGEALAFGRTFKEALQKALRSMEQGRYGFGGDGKERYKIEEMSNEQILIASNDTINRLKKRTSETIFDIYDALKFNISIDEIALISGYDIWFLDQMLQIVEMENELKSFAHNLN; encoded by the coding sequence ATGCCTCTTAGAACTGATATTAAATCTGTAATTGTAATTGGTGCTGGTCCTATTGTTATTGGTCAAGCATGTGAATTTGACTACTCTGGTACTCAAGCTTGTAGGGTTCTTCGCGAAGAAGGCATTAGGGTTATTCTTTTAAATTCTAATCCTGCAACTATAATGACTGATCCAGAATTAGCAGATGCAACATATGTAGAACCAATTACAGTTGAGATTTTAGAAAAAATTATTTCAATCGAAAAACCAGATGCAATTTTACCTACAATGGGAGGGCAAACAGCATTGAATGTTACTGTTCAAGCGGCTGAAAAAGGTATTTTAGATAAATATAATGTAAAAATGATTGGTGCAAATTTGCAAGCAATTAAAAAAGCTGAAGATAGAGAATTGTTTTTAGAATCTATGAATAATGCTGGGCTTGAAATGGCAAAAGGTGGTTTTGTTGAAAATATTAATGAAGGGTTAGAATTAATAAAGCAAATTGGATACCCTGCAATTATAAGGCCTAGCTTTACATTAGGAGGGACTGGTGGTGGAATTGCTTATAATGAAGATGATTATAGAATTAAACTTGAACATGGATTAAATGCAAGCCCTATTAAAAGAGTTTTAGTTGAAGAATCTGTTATTGGTTGGAAAGAATATGAGCTTGAAGTGATGAGAGATTTTAAAGATAACGTTACCATTATCTGCTCAATTGAAAATTGTGATCCTATGGGAGTTCATACTGGTGATTCGATTACTTGTGCACCTGCTCAAACCCTTACAGACCGTGAGTATCAAAGAATGAGAGATGCTGCAATTAAAATAATGAGAGAAATTGGGGTTGAAACAGGAGGATCTAATGTGCAGTTTGCTTTAAACCCAAAGAATGGAAGAATGTTAATTATTGAGATGAATCCAAGGGTTTCTAGGAGTAGTGCTTTAGCTTCAAAAGCTACTGGATTCCCTATTGCAAAAATGGCTGCCAAACTTGCCATTGGATATACTTTAGATGAAATTCAAAATGATATAACCAAAACCACTCCCGCTAATTTTGAACCAAGTATTGATTATGTTGTTGTTAAAATTCCTAGATGGGATTTTCAAAAATTTAAAGATGTAGACGATGAACTTGGGGTTCAAATGAAGTCAGTTGGTGAAGCATTGGCTTTTGGAAGAACTTTCAAAGAAGCACTTCAAAAAGCCCTTCGCTCTATGGAACAAGGTAGATATGGGTTTGGTGGTGATGGCAAGGAAAGATATAAAATTGAAGAGATGAGTAATGAACAAATTTTAATTGCTTCAAATGATACCATCAATCGTTTAAAAAAACGTACTTCAGAAACTATTTTTGATATTTATGATGCTCTAAAATTCAATATCTCAATAGATGAAATTGCATTAATTTCTGGATACGATATTTGGTTTTTAGATCAGATGTTGCAGATTGTTGAAATGGAAAATGAATTGAAATCTTTTGCACATAATTTGAATTAA
- the nth gene encoding endonuclease III — protein MNSKEKLINRVNVIIEKLENEYTDAKIALDYNTPFELLIATILAAQCTDLRVNLVTPKLFEKFPTPHHYIKATLEEIEKEIFSTGFYKNKAKSIQNASYEIVNNFGGEVPNTMENLLKLPGVGRKTANVILGHCFNKPVIVVDTHVKRISNLLSLVNSNSADEIEFELLKIIQENKQTNFSHLIANHGRAICIARRPKCSICVINKLCPSNIEN, from the coding sequence ATGAATTCTAAAGAGAAACTAATAAACAGAGTTAATGTAATAATTGAAAAGTTAGAAAATGAATATACTGATGCAAAAATAGCTTTAGATTACAACACACCATTTGAACTACTTATTGCAACAATTTTAGCGGCTCAATGTACTGATTTGAGAGTAAACTTAGTGACTCCAAAGTTGTTTGAAAAATTTCCTACTCCACATCATTATATTAAAGCAACTTTAGAAGAAATAGAAAAAGAAATTTTCTCAACTGGGTTTTACAAAAACAAAGCTAAATCTATACAAAATGCAAGTTATGAAATTGTAAATAATTTTGGTGGGGAAGTACCAAACACAATGGAAAATCTGCTGAAATTACCTGGCGTTGGAAGAAAAACAGCAAATGTTATTCTTGGTCATTGTTTTAACAAACCAGTAATTGTGGTTGATACTCATGTAAAAAGAATTTCAAATTTATTATCTTTAGTAAATTCAAATTCTGCAGATGAAATTGAGTTCGAGTTGTTAAAAATAATTCAAGAAAATAAGCAAACTAATTTTTCTCATTTAATAGCAAATCATGGTAGGGCAATTTGCATTGCAAGAAGACCAAAATGTTCAATTTGTGTAATCAATAAACTATGTCCATCAAACATAGAAAATTGA
- a CDS encoding DUF1501 domain-containing protein, which yields MIRRSFIKRSSAIALPLIVNGLGFKAVAKSKLSNLLTQISNDRVLVIIQLEGGNDGLNTVVPVEIDMYYKLRPNIGIKKETALPIIGEPQLRFHSAMTGMKQLFDNGELAVIENIGYLNNTMSHFEGTEIWNTASSRELKNKLDTGWIGRFLKTEYPNYPNVTPTDPPAIQISPATSSLFAGRGSSIAMSLTDPTEFYNLVNSGINKQDNIEPDTPAGREFNFVNLVGSQSVQFADSIKRAASKAANLVTYPKDNSLAEELAIIARLVAGGLQTRVYMVTLKGFDTHASQLQRHDKLLKTLSDSIKAFSDDLKKLGVKDKVTGMTYSEFGRRVNDNGSGTDHGMASNHFVFGSQVKGGKIFGGLPDFNNLIGGNGDFNLQFKIDYRCYYASVLKGVFGISDKNIPAIFPIFDCKDILSIVNAPTTGLLNTSSIKKLKLS from the coding sequence ATGATTAGGCGTTCATTTATAAAAAGAAGTTCAGCAATTGCATTACCTTTAATAGTTAATGGCTTGGGTTTTAAAGCTGTTGCAAAAAGCAAACTAAGTAATTTGTTAACTCAAATTTCCAATGATAGAGTTCTTGTAATTATTCAACTTGAAGGGGGGAACGATGGCTTAAATACTGTTGTTCCAGTTGAAATTGATATGTATTATAAGCTTAGACCAAATATTGGAATTAAAAAAGAGACTGCATTACCTATTATTGGTGAACCACAATTAAGATTCCATTCTGCTATGACTGGAATGAAGCAATTGTTTGATAATGGAGAATTAGCTGTAATTGAGAATATTGGTTATTTAAATAACACAATGTCTCATTTTGAAGGAACAGAAATTTGGAATACTGCTTCAAGCCGTGAGTTAAAAAATAAATTAGATACTGGTTGGATTGGAAGATTTTTAAAAACTGAATACCCTAATTATCCAAATGTAACCCCAACAGATCCACCAGCAATTCAAATTAGCCCTGCAACTTCATCATTATTTGCTGGACGTGGATCCTCTATTGCAATGTCTTTAACCGATCCAACTGAATTTTATAATTTAGTAAATAGTGGTATAAATAAACAAGATAATATTGAGCCTGATACTCCTGCTGGAAGAGAATTTAACTTTGTAAATTTAGTAGGTTCTCAATCTGTTCAATTTGCTGATTCAATCAAAAGAGCAGCTTCTAAAGCTGCTAATTTGGTAACCTATCCAAAAGATAATTCACTTGCTGAAGAACTTGCAATTATTGCAAGACTAGTGGCTGGTGGTCTTCAAACAAGAGTTTATATGGTAACTTTGAAAGGATTTGATACACATGCTTCACAGCTTCAACGTCATGATAAACTACTTAAAACTTTATCTGATTCAATCAAAGCATTTTCAGATGATTTGAAAAAACTTGGCGTAAAGGATAAAGTTACTGGAATGACTTACTCAGAGTTTGGAAGAAGAGTTAATGATAATGGTTCTGGTACTGATCATGGAATGGCATCAAATCATTTTGTATTTGGATCTCAAGTTAAAGGTGGAAAAATTTTTGGCGGATTACCAGATTTTAATAACTTAATCGGTGGGAATGGTGATTTTAATTTACAATTTAAAATAGATTATCGGTGTTACTATGCTTCAGTTTTAAAAGGTGTTTTTGGAATTTCTGATAAAAACATTCCAGCTATTTTTCCAATTTTTGATTGCAAAGATATTCTTTCAATTGTTAATGCACCAACAACTGGATTGCTCAATACAAGTTCTATTAAGAAACTTAAACTTAGTTAA